In a single window of the Thermofilum uzonense genome:
- a CDS encoding nicotinamide-nucleotide adenylyltransferase — translation MFSRVLFPGRFQPVHNGHVQVVKWLLSISKEVIILVTAGQYNYTVENPFTAGERLEMLRLALWEFWDRLFVLSLDNIPDNSLWLSYVSRRVPRFEAVCTGNAFVKMLAEASGYKVLEAPQYNREELQGRRIREAMAKGDRWENTVPTRVAEYIKSIRGVERVKALSSSENVVVKL, via the coding sequence ATGTTCAGTCGTGTACTTTTCCCGGGTCGATTTCAACCTGTGCACAACGGGCATGTACAAGTGGTAAAGTGGCTTCTCTCGATTAGTAAAGAGGTCATTATTCTCGTTACCGCGGGGCAGTACAACTATACGGTTGAAAATCCATTTACGGCGGGAGAAAGGCTCGAGATGCTTCGACTTGCCCTCTGGGAGTTTTGGGACAGGCTCTTCGTCTTGTCTCTCGACAATATACCTGATAATTCACTCTGGCTTTCATACGTGTCGAGGCGTGTACCTCGCTTCGAAGCAGTATGTACTGGAAACGCCTTTGTAAAGATGCTCGCCGAGGCGAGCGGATATAAGGTTCTCGAGGCTCCCCAGTATAATAGGGAGGAGCTTCAGGGTAGGAGAATTCGGGAAGCCATGGCAAAGGGTGACAGGTGGGAAAACACGGTTCCAACTCGTGTAGCGGAATATATTAAGAGTATCAGAGGAGTCGAGCGCGTGAAAGCCCTTTCCAGCTCCGAAAATGTCGTCGTTAAGCTTTAA
- the rnhB gene encoding ribonuclease HII, giving the protein MAWIAGVDEAGRGPVIGPMVVALVALDESRIGILENIGVKDSKMLSPSRRERIRKILEEILEYTAIRVVQPREIDEAVEGISSENLNSLEATVIADLVLQALKKIGLSRVYVDSPDPVAERFGRILATRINKDIVVVAENHADIKYPIVSAASIIAKSEREKIISELKRVYGDFGSGYPSDPKTREFLKRLLENNRELPPIVRRSWKTLSRLM; this is encoded by the coding sequence GTGGCTTGGATAGCGGGCGTAGACGAGGCAGGCAGGGGCCCCGTGATAGGCCCTATGGTTGTAGCACTAGTAGCCCTCGATGAGTCGAGAATCGGCATTCTTGAAAACATCGGTGTCAAAGATTCTAAGATGCTTTCTCCAAGCCGTCGAGAGAGGATTAGAAAGATTCTGGAGGAGATTTTGGAGTATACCGCAATAAGGGTTGTCCAACCTAGGGAGATAGACGAGGCAGTTGAGGGAATAAGTTCCGAGAATCTAAACAGCCTAGAGGCTACAGTTATAGCTGACCTTGTCCTCCAGGCGTTAAAGAAAATAGGTTTAAGCCGGGTATATGTGGACTCTCCTGATCCGGTTGCCGAGAGGTTCGGCAGAATCCTTGCAACGAGGATAAACAAGGATATCGTAGTCGTTGCTGAGAACCACGCCGACATAAAATACCCGATTGTCTCAGCGGCCTCCATAATAGCGAAGAGCGAGAGAGAAAAAATTATTTCCGAGCTGAAGCGAGTATACGGGGACTTCGGCTCCGGATATCCCTCGGACCCTAAGACGAGAGAGTTTCTGAAAAGACTCTTGGAAAACAATCGTGAGTTGCCCCCGATAGTCAGGAGGAGCTGGAAAACATTAAGTAGATTAATGTGA
- a CDS encoding acyltransferase — protein MSQSKYFAHPTAVVEDGAKIGENTRIWHFAHIRSGAIVGSGCNIGKDVYIDSGAVVGDRVKIQNGVSIYRGVVIEDDVFIGPYAVFTNDKYPRAFSTDWQVVPTRIRKGASIGANATIVCGVTIGEYAMVAAGSVVTKDVPPHGLVVGNPARLIGFVCYCGRPLKDRIAETNEEVVFKCSHCGREVSIRKEFLRILERKK, from the coding sequence ATGAGCCAAAGTAAATACTTCGCCCATCCCACAGCTGTTGTAGAGGATGGGGCGAAAATTGGAGAGAACACTAGGATATGGCATTTCGCGCATATAAGGAGCGGGGCAATAGTCGGAAGTGGTTGTAACATAGGAAAGGATGTCTATATAGACTCAGGCGCCGTTGTAGGCGACAGGGTTAAGATACAAAACGGAGTCTCAATTTACAGGGGAGTTGTAATCGAGGATGACGTTTTCATCGGCCCATACGCCGTATTCACCAACGATAAGTACCCGCGCGCCTTTTCAACTGACTGGCAAGTAGTTCCGACAAGGATCCGTAAGGGTGCATCGATAGGAGCCAATGCAACGATCGTCTGCGGTGTTACTATCGGGGAATACGCGATGGTGGCCGCTGGAAGCGTAGTTACAAAAGACGTGCCCCCTCATGGCCTGGTTGTAGGAAACCCTGCACGACTCATAGGGTTTGTCTGTTATTGTGGGAGGCCTCTGAAGGATAGAATAGCCGAGACCAATGAAGAAGTAGTATTCAAGTGTTCCCATTGTGGAAGAGAGGTGAGTATAAGGAAGGAATTCCTCAGAATTCTCGAGAGGAAAAAGTGA